One part of the Syngnathus acus chromosome 17, fSynAcu1.2, whole genome shotgun sequence genome encodes these proteins:
- the LOC119137199 gene encoding cAMP-specific 3',5'-cyclic phosphodiesterase 4B-like isoform X1: protein MMKKSCSVQGVTSGDEKTHPPGCQSPSGSTLGVEACKVHRRFSGNLQLPPLSWRQADKERERRPSLTPEEEPVTPARPTSLALASLPRIDITKADPDSSEGENGGPSSCRSPSEPQASPGSGLVVHPNPASHGQRRESFLYRSDSDYELSPKSLSRNSSIVGELHGEDLIVTPFAQVLASLRTVRNNFSTLTNVQCASNKRSPAANQPPPKLSLSDESYQKLAMETMDELDWCLDQLETIQTYRSVSDMASNKFKRMLNRELSHLSEMSRSGNQVSEYISNTFLDKQNELELPCPVPKSRERKRRQGQQQQQGGMMTHIGGVRKVSYTPGISGGAATAANRFGVKTDQEELLSKDLEGINKWGLNIFRVAEHSHNRPLTCIMYAIFQERDLMRTFKIPTDTFVTFMLTLESHYHSDVAYHNSLHAADVAQSTHILLSTPALDAVFTDLEILAAIFAAAIHDVDHPGVSNQFLINTNSELALMYNDESVLENHHLAVGFKLLQQDNCDIFQNLGKKQRQTLRRMVIDMVLATDMSKHMSLLADLKTMVETKKVTSSGVLLLDNYTDRMQVLRNMVHCADLSNPTKPLDLYRQWTDRIMDEFFHQGDRERERGMEISPMCDKHTASVERTQVGFIDYIVHPLWETWADLVHPDAQDILDMLEDNRNWYQSMIPQSPSPPFYSGDGGPHGETEGLPLASKFHFELMPDEREERENAPTTLPAAHDVSPAET from the exons GAGAAGACCCATCCTCCCGGCTGTCAAAGTCCCTCGGGCAGCACCCTCGGAGTCGAGGCGTGTAAGGTCCACCGGCGCTTTTCCGGCAACCTGCAGCTGCCTCCGTTGTCATGGCGACAAGCCGACAAGGAGCGAGAGCGGAGACCTTCGCTAACCCCGGAGGAAGAACCCGTGACTCCGGCCAGGCCCACCAGTCTAGCGCTCGCTTCCCTCCCCCGGATCGACATCACAAAGGCGGACCCCGACAG CTCAGAGGGAGAGAACGGCGGCCCGTCGTCGTGCCGTAGTCCCTCGGAGCCGCAAGCGTCCCCGGGTTCGGGTCTGGTTGTGCATCCCAACCCGGCGAGCCACGGCCAGCGTCGAGAGTCTTTCCTGTACCGCTCCGACAGTGACTACGAATTGTCCCCCAAGTCTCTTTCTCGAAACTCTTCCATCGTTGGAGAGCT GCACGGGGAGGACTTGATCGTGACTCCCTTTGCCCAG GTTCTGGCAAGCCTTCGCACCGTCAGGAACAACTTCAGCACATTGACAAACGTGCAATGTGCATCCAATAA GAGGTCTCCTGCGGCTAACCAGCCTCCTCCAAAACTCAGTTTGTCAG ATGAGTCTTACCAGAAGCTGGCCATGGAGACTATGGATGAGTTAGATTGGTGTCTGGACCAATTGGAGACCATCCAGACCTACCGCTCCGTCAGTGACATGGCATCCAACAAG TTCAAAAGGATGCTGAACCGGGAGCTGAGCCACCTGTCTGAGATGAGTCGCTCAGGGAACCAAGTGTCAGAATACATCTCCAACACATTCCTAG ACAAACAGAATGAGCTGGAGCTTCCGTGTCCCGTTCCCAAATCGAGGGAAAGGAAGCGGCGGCaaggccagcagcagcagcaaggcGGGATGATGACTCACATCGGCGGGGTCAGGAAGGTCAGCTACACGCCGGGCATCTCTGGAggcgccgccaccgccgccaatCGCTTTGGGGTCAAGACGGATCAAGAGGAACTGCTGTCTAAG GACCTGGAGGGCATCAATAAATGGGGACTGAACATCTTCCGGGTGGCAGAGCACTCCCACAACCGACCCCTCACTTGCATCATGTACGCCATCTTTCAG GAGCGAGACCTGATGAGGACCTTCAAGATTCCAACGGACACGTTTGTGACGTTCATGCTCACCCTGGAGAGCCACTACCACTCTGACGTGGCTTACCACAACAGCCTGCACGCCGCCGACGTGGCGCAGTCCACTCACATCCTGCTGTCCACGCCAGCGCTAGAC GCCGTCTTCACCGATCTGGAGATCCTGGCGGCTATTTTTGCAGCCGCCATTCATGATGTGGACCACCCGGGCGTGTCCAACCAGTTCCTAATCAACACCA ACTCCGAACTGGCTCTGATGTACAACGACGAGTCGGTGCTGGAGAACCACCACCTGGCCGTGGGCTTCAAACTGCTGCAGCAAGACAACTGCGACATCTTCCAAAACCTCGGCAAGAAGCAGAGGCAGACGCTCCGGAGGATGGTCATAGACATG GTTTTGGCCACGGACATGTCCAAACACATGAGCCTGCTGGCAGACCTAAAAACCATGGTGGAGACCAAGAAGGTGACCAGCTCGGGAGTGCTTCTACTGGACAACTACACAGACAGGATGCAG GTTCTTCGTAACATGGTCCACTGCGCCGATCTGAGCAATCCCACCAAGCCTCTGGATCTGTACCGGCAGTGGACCGACAGGATCATGGATGAGTTCTTCCACCAGGGAGACCGAGAGAGGGAGCGGGGGATGGAGATCAGCCCCATGTGTGACAAGCACACGGCGTCCGTGGAGAGAACGCAG gTGGGCTTCATCGATTACATCGTGCATCCTTTGTGGGAGACGTGGGCCGACCTGGTCCACCCGGATGCCCAGGACATCTTGGATATGCTGGAGGACAATCGGAACTGGTACCAGAGCATGATCCCCCAgagtccctcccctcccttctaCTCCGGCGACGGGGGCCCCCACGGGGAGACGGAGGGCCTCCCGCTTGCCAGCAAATTTCACTTTGAGCTGATGCCGGACGAGCGGGAAGAACGCGAGAACGCGCCGACGACGCTCCCGGCGGCGCACGACGTCTCTCCGGCCGAGACTTAG
- the LOC119137199 gene encoding cAMP-specific 3',5'-cyclic phosphodiesterase 4B-like isoform X2, which translates to MPEANYMFSVSWGYIKFKRMLNRELSHLSEMSRSGNQVSEYISNTFLDKQNELELPCPVPKSRERKRRQGQQQQQGGMMTHIGGVRKVSYTPGISGGAATAANRFGVKTDQEELLSKDLEGINKWGLNIFRVAEHSHNRPLTCIMYAIFQERDLMRTFKIPTDTFVTFMLTLESHYHSDVAYHNSLHAADVAQSTHILLSTPALDAVFTDLEILAAIFAAAIHDVDHPGVSNQFLINTNSELALMYNDESVLENHHLAVGFKLLQQDNCDIFQNLGKKQRQTLRRMVIDMVLATDMSKHMSLLADLKTMVETKKVTSSGVLLLDNYTDRMQVLRNMVHCADLSNPTKPLDLYRQWTDRIMDEFFHQGDRERERGMEISPMCDKHTASVERTQVGFIDYIVHPLWETWADLVHPDAQDILDMLEDNRNWYQSMIPQSPSPPFYSGDGGPHGETEGLPLASKFHFELMPDEREERENAPTTLPAAHDVSPAET; encoded by the exons ATGCCTGAGGCCAACTACATGTTCTCCGTGTCCTGGGGCTACATCAAG TTCAAAAGGATGCTGAACCGGGAGCTGAGCCACCTGTCTGAGATGAGTCGCTCAGGGAACCAAGTGTCAGAATACATCTCCAACACATTCCTAG ACAAACAGAATGAGCTGGAGCTTCCGTGTCCCGTTCCCAAATCGAGGGAAAGGAAGCGGCGGCaaggccagcagcagcagcaaggcGGGATGATGACTCACATCGGCGGGGTCAGGAAGGTCAGCTACACGCCGGGCATCTCTGGAggcgccgccaccgccgccaatCGCTTTGGGGTCAAGACGGATCAAGAGGAACTGCTGTCTAAG GACCTGGAGGGCATCAATAAATGGGGACTGAACATCTTCCGGGTGGCAGAGCACTCCCACAACCGACCCCTCACTTGCATCATGTACGCCATCTTTCAG GAGCGAGACCTGATGAGGACCTTCAAGATTCCAACGGACACGTTTGTGACGTTCATGCTCACCCTGGAGAGCCACTACCACTCTGACGTGGCTTACCACAACAGCCTGCACGCCGCCGACGTGGCGCAGTCCACTCACATCCTGCTGTCCACGCCAGCGCTAGAC GCCGTCTTCACCGATCTGGAGATCCTGGCGGCTATTTTTGCAGCCGCCATTCATGATGTGGACCACCCGGGCGTGTCCAACCAGTTCCTAATCAACACCA ACTCCGAACTGGCTCTGATGTACAACGACGAGTCGGTGCTGGAGAACCACCACCTGGCCGTGGGCTTCAAACTGCTGCAGCAAGACAACTGCGACATCTTCCAAAACCTCGGCAAGAAGCAGAGGCAGACGCTCCGGAGGATGGTCATAGACATG GTTTTGGCCACGGACATGTCCAAACACATGAGCCTGCTGGCAGACCTAAAAACCATGGTGGAGACCAAGAAGGTGACCAGCTCGGGAGTGCTTCTACTGGACAACTACACAGACAGGATGCAG GTTCTTCGTAACATGGTCCACTGCGCCGATCTGAGCAATCCCACCAAGCCTCTGGATCTGTACCGGCAGTGGACCGACAGGATCATGGATGAGTTCTTCCACCAGGGAGACCGAGAGAGGGAGCGGGGGATGGAGATCAGCCCCATGTGTGACAAGCACACGGCGTCCGTGGAGAGAACGCAG gTGGGCTTCATCGATTACATCGTGCATCCTTTGTGGGAGACGTGGGCCGACCTGGTCCACCCGGATGCCCAGGACATCTTGGATATGCTGGAGGACAATCGGAACTGGTACCAGAGCATGATCCCCCAgagtccctcccctcccttctaCTCCGGCGACGGGGGCCCCCACGGGGAGACGGAGGGCCTCCCGCTTGCCAGCAAATTTCACTTTGAGCTGATGCCGGACGAGCGGGAAGAACGCGAGAACGCGCCGACGACGCTCCCGGCGGCGCACGACGTCTCTCCGGCCGAGACTTAG